The nucleotide sequence GTATGGCTGAATTTGATCTCGCGGTGACCTTTCAAAACAGCATTTGCTCTTCGCTTTGGGACAAAGAGGTCCGTTTGATAACACTGACAGAGCTGGCTAAAAATGAACAGCTGATGGACGCTCTCCCAAAAGGCTTAGGGGATTGAGCATGCTGGTCAGGTCAGGATGATTATTTAGTTTACAGAAGCCACAACACCGCTCCTGTATAGAGGAGAATTCAGCTAAAAAAAACGAACTGAGCTCAGACATATTTGGTATAGTGTAGCAGGTATAGCAGTGGACAACACGGTGGCCAAGTGGgtagcactgccacctcacagcaaaaaggtcgctggttcaagtcccagctgggtcagttggcatctttgtgtggagattgcaagttctctccatgttcgcttgggtttccttcaggtcatgaggtataggtgaatttaataaacaaaatttgtatgtgtttaaatgagtgtgtatgagtgtttcccagtactggattgcagctggaaggccatccactgtgtaaaacatatgctggataagatggaggtagattccgctgtggcgactcctgatgaataaagggactaaggtgaaggataatgaacaaattattaaatataaaggaACTATGCATATAAATGTTTACTCCATCTAAGATCGTCAGCATGAAAGAACATTAGAGGAAAGTTTTAGCTGAAAATGTGATtcatataatgcaagtcaatggctaccagcacTTTAAAAGAGTAAATAAAATCACATGCAGGTAAGAGGAAACAAATACCTGTGATTGATGATCATACATTGAGGTAAAGTGATGTGAAACTGAACTCTAGTTTCGATATATCTTTCATAAAGACTCAAATACTCTTGAGTAGGACAGTCTGGAGCGTCTTAACGCATAATAACATACGGAGAAGCCGAACTCAAATAGGATGAGGCTGTATGTTTATGATGGAGAGGGAGCATGTGTGTTCATATCATCAGTGATGTTTATTTGTGCTATTCCTAGATGCTGCAATCTCTATACAAAAGTATTATTATGAGATGATGACTGTCAAAGGTTTATGAAATCACCACAGATCATATTTTTTGCTTTAAAAGTAAAACTATACGTCTAATTATTCTGATCGGTTTTGTGTTAAACAACAAGGACATTGCTGCCTTAATAAAATGTGTCAAATTTAATAAACGTAGCCACAATCACGGCTATATTTCCTAAAGGGCAAACAATAGGATGTTTGCAGAGAGACGCATTGAACTGGGAAGAATGAGCCTGTActtctaaaaatacattttcacttaTCAACAGCCAGAAAATGCGGTGCTGGCGCTATCAGGGATGAAGTGTTTGTGGTCACATCTGTGGCCTCTGTATTTTCAAGCAGCTTTGCTAAGTTGTTTGGCATGTGGTTGCTAAGCTGTGTTTACAACAGATCCTGAGGTGTAGACAAAACATTTACCGTCCTAATATCTGACAGCCCAGGAGACGCTGCTTCAAGTAAATAATATCAGTGAGTCAGAACTATACACATGCTAATGAAATGCTAAGTGCAACACTTTCTATGGTACCACACGTGACCTTTTCATTATTCCAAGAGTATCTCCATCCACCTTAAACAGTCTGTAATTGAAACAGAAAATGCCAATTACTTTGACAATTTAGATGCTTCGCCgcgtcttaaagggatagttcaccaaaaaattaaaattctacTAAAAAGTACTTATCCTCtccttgttccaaaccagtttaagtttcttctgttgaacataaggATACACAGGAAGCCCCTTGATTGCAATAGTATTGTCTGTtgctactatggatgtcaatggctgattTTGTGCTAGCATAAAAGGTAAGAACCACCTgtgagaaaacttttttttttggtgaactatgctGAATTCCTACAAAAAAAATTTGACTTTTTAGTAGACTAATTATTATTACGTTATACTGACCCCTTGTGGTGACTTTATTATATTGTAGTGGAATCACAGTATTACAGACTAGGTAGAACAtcctgttcattcattcattttccttcagcttagtccctttaatcatcaggggtcaccacagccgaataaaccaccaacttatccagcatgttttacacagtggatgcccttccagctgcaacccagtattgggaaacatccataccccCTCATACACTTCGaccaatttagcttgcccaattcatctatagcgcaagtctttggactgtgggggaaaccggagcactcggaggaaacccaacacaggaaaaacacacagcaaactccacacagaaatgacaactgacccagctgggactcgaacgagtgatcttcttcctgtgaggtgacagtgctaaccactaagccacggTGTCACCCCAGAACATCCTCTGTATATAACtgataaaaatgtatttcagATGGTCTTTCAAATAAattggatttagttttttttattttagtgttgatGAAATGGTAAACCTGGCACACATACAACATCTTACATTTGAAAAGTTTTATACAACACACactgttttattttcttataacTCACATTTTAAATGACCTCATTTCTCAAAGCATTCCTTGATGAATCCAGCTTTCTAAAGTCCTCCTTTCTGAAAGcatactttgctctgattggtcacatgGCCCAATTCGCTGTAATTGTTTAACAGCTCAAAGCCAGtccctggagggctgcagctctgcaccgtttagttccaatcctgcttTAACACACAAGAGCTgcaatcacactagagtttgtgtgtgcgaaattctgtagtacggcgctgtgaaaaggggcgggattaaacaagattattagacattaaaaaaatcaagcgattgctccatgttttaaatctgtccagagaggtcatgttttgatctttgattggtctcacgcagtcaagtgatgcgatttcgcaggtcagagttcaccatgcTTAAGCTTTGCACCgcagcgaactgtgaaacttaacacatgaccctgcgtttccggtctgacgcattcgtgtgcgtatgaatgtaagtctatgggaggaaaagcccagtgtgactgcagcttcacctgtaggtttcaaacaagcctgaatgactcaattagtttgatcaggtgtgtttaattagagttgacactaaactgtgcagagtagGGGCCCTCCAGGACCAGTGTTCTGAagatttgagctccaacttgctttaacacacctgcaaggaggttttaagaaagcctagtaagagcttaattagcccAGGTGTGTGATTTgatttggaactaaactttgcaccggcccttcaggacagagtttggacacccttgatcTACAgcttacagcaggggtgtccaaacttggtcctgaagagccgttgtcctgcagattttagcttaacttgcctcaacacacctgcaaggatgtttctagaaagcctagtaagagcttgattagctagcccagatgtatctgattggggttggaactaaattttgcaggacaccggccctccgggactgagtttgggcatccctgatctacAGCTTACAGCGTGTGCtggaaattaaacaaacattacCAGATCTACCCAAAGGCTTCCAATCCCCAGCAATTACAAACATGACATTGCAAAATGTAATTAGATCTCCTTATAGTTATTTAGAGTATAAATATTACACATTTACAACTTTTTAGACCTTTTACATTCATAAAAaatctaatcattttgttttcaaataactatttctgttttataaaaactgtatttttttaaagtgaaagaaaagttaaaataaaaaagtttcttACTGAAGAGAAACATCATCAACATATAGCACTACATGAAAAAGCACAAATTAATCATTCTGTCTTGTTTATTGGCTCAATAATAATATCTTCCTTTGTCAGAGGTCTTTGTGAAATTAGCCCTTGTTTTTGTGTCTGCAGGTCCCCGCAGTTATCTGAGCTCCACCATGACTGAGCGCTTTGACTGCTTCTACTGCAGAGACAACCTGCAGGGCAAGAAGTACGTCAAGAAAGATGACAAGCCTGTGTGCGTGCGCTGCTTCGACAAGCTCTGCGCAAACACTTGTGCTGAATGCCGCAAACCCATCGGCGCTGATGCAAAGGTACGAGTCAAACAACAATAATCCTGCAATTACAGCAAATGTGTGATTCTGACTGCCACAGCAACCTGAACTCGGTTATAGAccatttgagggatgtaaacaataacaataatgtgtttcctcttttacatttttaatttctatagcttccgtgAATCCAGAAAGAGTCACATATTGATAAAAAATGTTATGATGGCTGTTTCAACATGAAGATATAATTGAATTTccttttgttacagttatgaaatagatcgacaacaagcaggaaatgtgcataggccaatgacatcaccacattgaaatatTTTGACAGGTTAAATGTAACTGTACAGGTACACTGGgatttttaagggatagttcactcacaaATGAAAATGTGCTGTCAGGCCTGTCAAGATGTACTCTGTgggtgattcttttttttttttttttaaataaaactttaaggATTGTTTATAATTGGTGCAGTTCTTGGCGGTTCATAACATAGCTAAATAGATCTTAAGATCCTTCTCTTGTCATATAAAGCACAATTCTGCCCCGGTCTATATCTGTGAACTTATCTGGCCTTATAGTTTGTAGACCATTAAGGTCCAATGAGCAGTTTCTTTCGTCCGTCCCTCTGTCTtgctgcaaatcaaaaggtgatcAAGCTTTCTGTGTTGCGGCCCCAAGGCTCTGGATCAGTCTCCCTCGAAACATTAGGATTTCTCCatcattggatgcttttaaatctaatttaaagacttatttttactcaCTGCCTTTGAGTGATGCTTGCATGTTATTTCATGTCTGTATTTCAGTTATATACAGTTTCcatttcttatatttttaatagagctttattttttcatatttcattcattcattgttgtaAAGCACCGTGGATCAATTACAGTTGAGTAAATCTGTGCTCTAttaataaagtttgccttgccttgcttaGCTAAATCAAAGACATTTTGAGTGTAAAACAGGCAACAAAATTATTATCAGTGGCTCATAAATGAAACAGCACTCTTACTATTACTGTCATGGATTTAGGTCAGTCTGCAAGATCTATATAGTGTTTTGGCTCTCTGTCCACATGACACCAGCATTGTAAGTGCCCTGAAACAAAATTATAGAGTGGAAAAATAACCATATATATTTTGGAAATGATAGTTACAGTACCATGCGACTAAGAGGAAGAACCCTGCACACAGCTTAATAGAACAGTGTTAGTGCAGCAGGCGCTGTTAACTTTATTAGCACTATTACAACAAAACCTGGTAAAGCTGGTCCATTTCCAAAATCCATCTCTGTTCTGTTTACGTCTGTACTCAGCACATCTGGACATAAAGGCTCATCACTGCATTCTTCTGTGTTTGTTTACAGTGACACAAATATGTGTGCCATACACATTACATTGATTTAACTGAAATTTGCAGTttccatacacacacagacatttctTGAAATGTGTGAAACTTTTTGAATCCGtaagagaaataaaaacacagtagTTAGCATCTGAATGTCACATTAGTCTGAAAGAAATCAGCCATTACGTACAACATTAGTACATTCGATCAGCAGCCCTCTGTATAGTTTATAGTAATATTCTGACATAAAATCTTGACCTAAAAATGGTCTCTACCCAGGAACTGAACCATAAGAATCGCCACTGGCACGAGGGCTGCTTCCGCTGCGCCAAGTGCTACAAGCCGTTGGCCAACGAGCCCTTTCAAGCCAAGGACGATGGCAAAATCATGTGTGGGAAGTGTGGAGATCGTGACGGATCGCCTCGCTGCCAGGGCTGCTACAAAGTCATCactccaggtgtgtgtgtgtgtgtgtgtgagacaaatgtttgtttgtttttttgacacaAAGTATCTCGAACACATGCAGGGTGTTGTAAATAACAGCCAAGCGTTTGTTTCTCTTTAGGATGTAAGAATGTGGAGTACAAGCATAAAGTCTGGCATGAAGAGTGCTTCACCTGCTTTGAGTGCAAGCAGCCTATCCGCACCCAGAGCTTCCTGACCAAGGGTGATGACATGTACTGCACTCCCTGCCACGAGAAGAAGTTTGCCAAGCACTGCGTTCGCTGCAAAGAGGTCAGTTAAGGATAAGAGGAATCTACTGTTAATACAGGCTCTCTGCAGATTTCACTAAATCAAACtgaagaccattatgaatgaatgcatgaccTGTATACCAatgttggtctcatttgtagtCAAAATACAGCACATATTCGGACTAAACACCACAAAATTAAATGCTGTTAGAGGATTTCATGGAGtacacagtagtcaacatttgaagggGTTCAAAACCTTTGAtcaaaaactattgaacaacatccATTCTTctctgatccacttcaaatgttgagttTTAGGGTCTTGATTTGGCCAGTGACCCATATGTGTAGCCCTTATGGCGATGTCAACAATGGCATGGATTGCAGGGTATTCTACTGCTGAATacattgttttgcttgtttatgctttgtaaacCATGAAAAACAGTGTGAAAGCTGATAAATCATATATGAACTGACTTGATAAGGAGGGAAAGGTGTAACATATTTCAAACTCAATTTAATAGGCTGTTTAGTTCTCTATTTGTCCAATTAATTGGTACAGGCCAAAACATGGaaataattgatcattttgaACAGAATAAGCAAAATGTGCAGGCTTCATTCATCACTTACATTCTCCTCTCCAACATGGAAGACTGATGAAGCCTTGTGAAAAAACCTATTAGATGTAGCATCAAACAGGAAAATTAGGATCAGTGGTCTCTTGCATAAACCCAGCCAACTATGTTAGTTACTATGTTACTGTCAAACTAAATGTAATCAGTCCCATTTTTGGATTAAAGTTAGCCAAATCAACCCATTGGTAACAATATGAAAATGGTTCAAGTAGTTATAAATAAATTTGGCTAACATTTTAAGACTAGTACAGTACTAAACGGTACAGGCCATTGCTAAATTATTTAAGAACTAGAGGATAATActttttctcagtactgggttgcagctgtaagggaatccattgtgtaaaacatgcagattagttagcggttcattctgctgtggtgacccctagtAAAtacgggactaagccaaaggaaaagtaAAGAATGAACATAATACTTTGGTGAATATAAAGACTACATTTGCCCTGTAAAAAAATTATCAGTGAGAGAAACATAACATGGTTACTTACCCTAAAAAGTCATTTGCTGTCATCTGGAATAGTGATTTAACCTGTAGAAAGAGGCACTAAAAATGTCCAACACTAAATGGACAGTGTCAACGCTCTTGAACAATTCAATTAGTTGATCAGAACTAATGGGTCCTATCTGACATGTTCTGTTCTAATGTATCCTGATTATCAGGCCATTACCAGCGGTGGACTCACCTATCAGGACCAGCCCTGGCACTCCGAGTGCTTTGTGTGTCACACGTGCAAGAAGCCTCTGGCTGGAGCTCGCTTCACAGCCCATGAGGATCAGTTCTACTGTGTGGACTGTTATAAGAGCGATGTGGCCAAGAAGTGCTCTGGATGTCAAAATCCCATTACAGGTAAACAAATCTGTGCAGCTTCCCTTCTGTGGAACTAGTTAtgtaacagggtttctgcatTTTTCACCAAGttacatttaagactttaagacatttttaagactattatgaatgaaCTGTAAGACttttacagggctaaatgctaacaatttttttttcaaatatcccaGTTAGAAAATATTTTCACTAGACctatcaaaaattattacaattgaaTACATTAaatgatacaataataataatcatgtttaaatattttttgattaattttcatCAATTATATTCATTCTCAAACCCTATAACCCCTatcaagaatagaacaaaacatagctgtaGATTATTTgagtctacaataataataataattaataaaaaatatatgagtCAGGTTAGTATCCTCCGTAGTAAATAAATGCAGAACTCTTAAGCAAATGTTACAATAAGGAAAGaaattaaatgcttttttaaaatagaaagatAAAAGTTAATGGTAacgttaatggccagattgggcagctttacatgaacaaaggaaaattaagaccgaattaagactaaaaataaaagatttaagacctacaacacaacatttcagtacatttaagactttttagggactaaaatgtagtttttgagatttaagacattttaagactttttaagaccccgcggatcCCCTGTGTTAAAAGATCTTGGTAAAGATGAGCCATTATGCTCAGTTAAATCTACATTCTCCTAGAATAAGCATTTGTTGAAGTGAGCCATCAGACTAATTCTGAAACTGATAATTGCATTTATAATGGGAAATAAAATCCATATTCCGTTTGTGTTCCAGGATTTGGCAGAGGGACCAATGTGGTGAACTACGAGGACAAATCCTGGCATGAATACTGCTTTAACTGCAAGAAATGCTCCCTCTCCATGGCCCACAAGCGCTTCGTCATCAACGGAGAGGACATCTACTGCTCTGACTGCGCCAAGAAGCTGTGAGGCCTGATGGGATGCGATAAGGTTGATTAACAGAAGCAATTAAGATTGATCGAAAAACTAGCGAAGCTTTGAGTGTCCAACTAGAGAGAATCCAGTGAGGGTGTGTGTTCATTAATCACTGGAAGATTATTTTTATAGAGTGCTCGGAGTGCTATATGCAGGGCTTTTATTATGCAAATCATATGAAATCGCAAGATTTAAGGCTTCAGTTAGTGCAAAGCTATGGCGAACCTGTGTGATGTTACAGAGtatgtaaaatgtaacaaatgtaaGGGTTTGAAATGATTTCATGTTGCTTTGTggggaaaaaaacattgtttgattgtttttgaaTAATTCAATCAACTAACAACAACTCACAAAACACATTacacatcatacacacacacaaaacacaataaaCTCAAACAACCGAGCATGAAACAACAACACGATTTGCATTTCCTTTTATCTTCcaaaactttattttaacaattgatATTTTCCCAGTACACTTtagatatatttacaaatataattcTGTGGTCAGGGCTATTTCAAGACAAGAAACCGCTCTAACAAAAGCAGATCCTATTCATGACCCTGGTCGAGTAGAGTGATTGTCATGGCCGAGGTAAGCTCACGCGACACGTTAAGGTATTAATATTTACGAAAAATAAAACACAGCCCATTCTGCATCTAAGGCACCGTCCTATTCTACCCCTGTATCGAGTACTTGACCTTAAAGAACAGTTTTAGTTGTGATGCTCACAGCACGTGGGGCTCTTAAACATCGGCATTAGAGTGAACAGCTCTGAAAGTGGCTGTGCTAGTGTATATTAAAAAAGCAAACGCAACTAGCACAAGCTTCGATGATCGAGTCTGCAGCAGCTACACCACAACCGGAAGCCATCTGGGAGATTTAGAGTGTTAAGAGTACATACGAAAAGGCCAAACCGAAGGATCACAGTGATCTCCAAATCACTCAGCAAACACTTTTCCACTGATGTCTAAGAGCCTGAGTCCGAAAGAGACTATTACACaacaaaagattaaaaaaaacaacacacaaggAGATGCATATAAAACAACAGAAGGAACGTTAAATACACATTAAGGGATCTACTGTATTCCTAAATGCGGATGGAATGATACAAAGAAGGAAATGTGACCACAAACATGGCCAAGTAAAAATAGTCTGCGAATAATATTTGAACTGCAGCACACAAAGCCGACTCTTCAAGCATATGGAGACCGATCATTCAATGCAACCGTCGAATGCTCAATGGTCCAAATCTATTGCATAAATCACGTCAATCACAAATCTGCAAAACATCCCTGTTCACCCTCACCGCAGCTTCATAATCAAAAAGCCCTCTTGACATGGCTTGCAccctcattcacattcattcccCCCTCTGACTCGCATCACTGTTTAAAAAGAGATACGCGTGCTGGTGCTGGGTCCTGTTGCGTACAGTcatattacagtacaaatctgCAGCACAACAACCTGCTTCTAGCTCTTATTCCCAACCACAAGAATGGCCAAACAGCCTAATACTGATTTACATAACACTTAGAGTTTATATATCTGCATTTTCATAGAGCGCTCAAATTTTAGTGTGGTTATTAGGCCATGGACAGTAATATGAGGAAAAACATAAGTACAGTATAACCCTGAGGGGACGACTTTGGGTATTTGAGAACGTCAAATCATTCAAGTTTCTTCAAACCCACAGCGAAAACATGCGAAAAAGTGTGCAAGTATGAGTTACAGTGTTATATTATGCTGCGCAAAGATCCATGCAGACAGCTGAAGCTACTGAGGATGCATTTAAATTAGGTATTTGATAACTAGTCATACTTATGTACAGGTAGAACAGGATATTAACAAAACGGGGAACACAGAAAACATTTGAGTCTGCATTAAACTCCGTCATCCTTCAATTTCAGAGCTGAAGGCAGAATGAACATGTTCGCGCAACTTGAACTACAATCAGTCTGGTAAACGTCTGTTATTTTTAATGAAACGTCTGCTATCTACAAGCGTCACACAGTCGGAATGCTTGAGTGGTTGCACAGGGGATATAGAGTTAAAGACTATACACTAATGATGTTTATTCCTTAGAAGTAGAGAAACAGAAGCTTTCAGAAGCAGAAAAAATCTCCTGAGGTCACATTAAAAGCACATCAGAATGGGAGAGTTGCAGCAGCAGCTCGTCAAACCTCATATTTCTAGGACAGATTCCCATTTGGGACACATTCCTGAGCTCCACTCACAGTTCAGACACAGGGTTTTAATTAGGATGTCTGTGACTGTCCTATGAAGATACGTGAAACTTTTGCTCAATAACCAAGCAGATCATTCTACTAAATGCTGAAGCTGAATGTTACGTGAACCCCTGCACTGGAATTTTTGCAGCCCAAAAAAAGTGCACGGTTTAAATGCGGAGAAGccacatgaataaataaagtcgctccacatttaaaagacaaacaaaattatttaacatATTGACGTTATGAAAAACAAATCCTGATGACAGTATTGTCACCGAACTGACAAAACAAAGAACAAGCACACTGAGGGAATCTACCGTTTTCTCTGAAGCGTTTTCCGTTAGCTTGTGTCTTCCAACTGTCTATAGTCTGCAAGAGGCCGTGCGGCACTGTGTGCTTTCCCTGACGCTCCAGACCAGCCTGACCCTCTGAGGCTCAGCTGGACGGGACTCATGGAGTGCAATTATCAATCAGCGGCCTTACACAGAGCTGACGTTCACATCTCTGAAAGAATAAGAGAATAAGGTGATATTAATACAAATACAGCATCATTACATACACTTAAAGCCTATTCAGACCAAG is from Danio rerio strain Tuebingen ecotype United States chromosome 14, GRCz12tu, whole genome shotgun sequence and encodes:
- the fhl1a gene encoding four and a half LIM domains protein 1a isoform X1, with translation MAGGCLKPGDPADEEETISHHHCRQLRLTLLSGPRSYLSSTMTERFDCFYCRDNLQGKKYVKKDDKPVCVRCFDKLCANTCAECRKPIGADAKELNHKNRHWHEGCFRCAKCYKPLANEPFQAKDDGKIMCGKCGDRDGSPRCQGCYKVITPGCKNVEYKHKVWHEECFTCFECKQPIRTQSFLTKGDDMYCTPCHEKKFAKHCVRCKEAITSGGLTYQDQPWHSECFVCHTCKKPLAGARFTAHEDQFYCVDCYKSDVAKKCSGCQNPITGFGRGTNVVNYEDKSWHEYCFNCKKCSLSMAHKRFVINGEDIYCSDCAKKL
- the fhl1a gene encoding four and a half LIM domains protein 1a, translated to MSYYRHSGPRSYLSSTMTERFDCFYCRDNLQGKKYVKKDDKPVCVRCFDKLCANTCAECRKPIGADAKELNHKNRHWHEGCFRCAKCYKPLANEPFQAKDDGKIMCGKCGDRDGSPRCQGCYKVITPGCKNVEYKHKVWHEECFTCFECKQPIRTQSFLTKGDDMYCTPCHEKKFAKHCVRCKEAITSGGLTYQDQPWHSECFVCHTCKKPLAGARFTAHEDQFYCVDCYKSDVAKKCSGCQNPITGFGRGTNVVNYEDKSWHEYCFNCKKCSLSMAHKRFVINGEDIYCSDCAKKL